gtacatattaattaaatgagaactgaaaaatatttataaaattttaaagtacaatattgttttaaattcaataaaaatgtgtgttttatttttcataataaacaattaatcaaattttttatgaaaaaaagatttaaataaaataattttctttttagtaTGCAGatagaatttaaaaattttattatgcctaattttttgtttaaaaatattctaaaaatatatgattaaACAAATTTCAAATGAAAAGCCGTTTATTTCTAATCtctcattttaattttttagtaataatatttaaattacttaaaaaaaaatgattcattatgtattttttttcttgattCTTTATAGTGTATAATAGCAATAAATATTAACTTCTATGGTATTAACGAATATTACAACTCAAACaagtatttaatttaattctGTGAAAAAAATGTTGCATTATcgtaataaattatataatcattcttctttatattttattagatACAAACCTAAATTTGTTAGGTATAAAGAAATACAATTAATAAGAAATTTAGCAGAAGTATTCAATTTTACAGATAAGGATATATTAAATGATGAGGGCCTTACAATAAAAGAGGTACAATTACTGTATAATATGAATGAAACAAAAGATGAAGATACAGCACTTAAAGAATTCTTTGGTGATCCGAGACttttatttgtaaaattggtagatttaatatttttaggaaattttaatgaaaaatt
The DNA window shown above is from Plasmodium relictum strain SGS1 genome assembly, contig: PRELSG_00_v1_55, whole genome shotgun sequence and carries:
- a CDS encoding fam-f protein, translating into MKSRLFLISHFNFLCIIAININFYGINEYYNSNKYKPKFVRYKEIQLIRNLAEVFNFTDKDILNDEGLTIKEVQLLYNMNETKDEDTALKEFFGDPRLLFVKLVDLIFLGNFNEKLKQ